The proteins below come from a single Cupriavidus pauculus genomic window:
- a CDS encoding DUF58 domain-containing protein, with amino-acid sequence MPRDTAARARSPKTAAPAVSGSQAASQAASQAASQAGVNVDVPALAALEAHVRDFHFGTRQPVHSLLSGRHASRVHGRGLAFEELRLYVPGDDVRTMDWRVTARTGKPHVRVYAEEKERPVLLVVDQRMNMFFGSRRAMKSVSAAEVAALAAWRVLSDGDRVGGVVFGDVGQSAQPPQRSRHGVLHLLGEIVRFNRALRADAPAQRSALRLNAALEATLRMAHHDHLVIVISDFDGSDSHTRHLMLALRSRNDLLSVLVYDPFLLELPDSGHLVVTNGELQVELGFGSEALRRNIRQFADDHSVALMDWHKAIDVPLLPVSAAEPTDTQLRRLLGRARGA; translated from the coding sequence ATGCCCCGCGACACCGCCGCCCGTGCCCGAAGCCCGAAGACGGCGGCACCGGCCGTGTCAGGGTCACAAGCGGCGTCACAAGCGGCGTCACAAGCGGCGTCACAAGCGGGCGTCAATGTCGATGTGCCCGCGCTGGCCGCGCTCGAAGCCCATGTGCGCGACTTCCATTTCGGCACGCGGCAGCCCGTGCACAGCCTGCTGTCCGGCCGGCATGCGTCGCGCGTGCATGGGCGCGGCCTCGCCTTCGAGGAGCTACGGCTCTACGTCCCCGGCGACGACGTGCGCACGATGGACTGGCGCGTGACCGCGCGCACGGGCAAGCCGCATGTCCGCGTCTATGCGGAGGAGAAGGAGCGTCCGGTGCTGCTGGTCGTGGACCAGCGCATGAACATGTTCTTCGGCAGCCGCCGCGCGATGAAGTCGGTGAGTGCGGCCGAAGTGGCCGCGCTGGCCGCATGGCGCGTCCTGTCCGATGGAGACCGCGTGGGCGGCGTGGTGTTCGGCGACGTGGGACAGTCCGCGCAGCCGCCACAGCGCAGCCGCCATGGCGTGTTGCATCTGCTGGGAGAGATCGTGCGCTTCAACCGGGCGTTGCGCGCCGACGCCCCCGCGCAACGCAGCGCGCTCCGGCTCAACGCGGCGCTGGAGGCCACGCTGCGCATGGCGCATCACGATCATCTGGTCATCGTGATCAGCGACTTCGACGGCAGCGACAGCCATACGCGCCATCTGATGCTGGCGCTGCGCAGCCGCAACGATCTGCTGTCCGTGCTCGTCTACGATCCGTTCCTGCTGGAATTGCCCGATTCGGGCCATCTGGTGGTCACCAACGGCGAGCTGCAGGTGGAGCTCGGATTCGGCAGCGAAGCGCTGCGGCGCAATATCCGCCAGTTCGCGGACGATCACAGCGTCGCGCTCATGGACTGGCACAAGGCCATCGACGTGCCGCTGCTGCCCGTGTCCGCGGCCGAACCCACCGATACGCAGCTGCGCCGGCTGCTTGGCCGCGCCCGGGGCGCCTGA
- a CDS encoding AAA family ATPase, with protein MTTNASARDDILALQARMGASIVGQSRMIERLLLGLLADGHLLVEGLPGLAKTRAIKSLATHLDARLSRIQFTPDLLPADITGSDVYLSEGGRGEFRFQPGPIFANLILADEVNRAPAKVQAALLEAMEERQVTVGGHTHKLEPLFLVMATQNPIEQEGTYALPEAQMDRFLMHVSVGYPDAGAEADIIRLARAEEAAARSGGQGEANRLSPAAVFAAREAIRDITVSAPVERYIVTLVQATRDAGRFDDDLRRWIQVGVSPRGSIGLDKVARAIAWLRARDHVTPEDVQAVVHDVFRHRLILSYEAHASGVTADAAIDRLLQRVAVA; from the coding sequence ATGACCACGAACGCTTCGGCACGCGACGACATCCTCGCCCTGCAGGCACGCATGGGGGCATCGATCGTCGGGCAGTCGCGCATGATCGAACGGCTGCTGCTGGGGTTGCTGGCCGACGGCCATCTGCTCGTGGAAGGACTGCCCGGGCTCGCCAAGACGCGCGCGATCAAGAGCCTGGCAACGCATCTCGATGCGCGGCTCTCGCGTATCCAGTTCACGCCGGATCTGCTCCCGGCCGATATCACGGGCTCGGACGTCTATCTCTCGGAAGGCGGCAGAGGCGAATTTCGCTTTCAGCCTGGCCCGATCTTCGCCAATCTGATTCTCGCCGACGAGGTCAACCGCGCGCCCGCAAAGGTGCAGGCCGCACTGCTGGAGGCGATGGAGGAACGTCAGGTCACCGTGGGCGGGCATACCCACAAGCTGGAACCGCTGTTCCTCGTCATGGCCACGCAGAACCCCATCGAACAGGAGGGCACCTACGCCTTGCCCGAGGCGCAGATGGATCGCTTTCTCATGCACGTGAGCGTCGGCTACCCGGATGCCGGTGCCGAGGCCGATATCATCCGGCTCGCGCGCGCGGAAGAGGCCGCCGCCAGATCCGGGGGGCAGGGGGAAGCCAACAGGCTGTCCCCGGCCGCGGTGTTCGCGGCACGCGAGGCGATACGGGACATCACCGTGAGTGCGCCCGTGGAGCGCTATATCGTCACGCTGGTGCAGGCCACGCGCGACGCGGGGCGCTTCGACGACGACCTCAGGCGCTGGATCCAGGTCGGCGTGAGCCCACGCGGATCGATCGGTCTCGACAAGGTGGCGCGTGCCATCGCATGGTTGCGCGCGCGCGATCACGTCACACCGGAAGACGTGCAGGCCGTGGTGCACGATGTCTTCCGTCATCGGCTGATCCTGTCGTACGAGGCGCATGCCAGCGGCGTGACGGCCGATGCGGCGATCGACCGGCTGCTGCAACGCGTGGCGGTTGCCTGA
- a CDS encoding fused MFS/spermidine synthase: protein MAAADRNLGRLAAASFPAVAAVAGVEARGAGLWLASGLLALSGAGGLVYQVLWVKQLSLVVGVEMEAVAIGVSAFFAGLALGGWAGGRMADRLTDPAGNRGAGGAVSPWRLYAMLECAIAVLGVGATLGLAHAAEPFAWAEARVGAIAWLLPVLLVGIPATAMGATLPVLMRALRSSQGEIGTHGGRLYAANTAGAIAGTLLAAFAWIPLLGVTGSACAAAVLNGLAAAGAFAYGRRAGADADADAVGDADADAGADADTRANTRADTRADTRADTRADTRADTRADTRADTRADTRADTRANTRADTRANTRADMRADTWADTRADTRADMRADTRADTRADTRPDARADTRPDARADMRADARADARADTRADTRADARADARADARADTWADTRADTGADTRADTRADAGGDGWARARVAARRRALALVLYALAGGIALGYEVLWSQAIVQFLSTRAFAFAVMLATYLAGLAIGSALVARRVDRTRDPWAAFALLIAGAGLAALIEFAWLGAWLPAAQSLMQQRMLSATGSLLAASSASFATAALCVVFLPTLLLGAAFPYVLRLTVAAPRLGTGVGTVIALNTLGGIAGSSLVGFVLLPWLGVIRSLGVLALASTLIALVAILGSRNETTRTRTTRLAVPILALAALTIAITTPTDRLATLLAHTRGGALVFYEESRGATVGVIEQGRSQPFRRLYIQGVSNSGDTMASLRYMRLQALLPLIVQQREPKSALVIGLGTGITAGALLQYPGLDHRVAAELLPAVVRAVPSFRGNYNAGADPRLEIRLRDGRRELRQSAQHYDLITLEPPPPSASGVVNLYSREFYRLAAARLETGGVVAQWLPLPTQNRDDTRALIRSFLDVFPHATLWTTELHEMLLIGSLQPMPLDATGIAARFAQPAVAAALREVGVASPAALLATYVMDRTALDWFAGDAAAVTDDRPRIEYTGWVRRQEFPATLRELLDLQSDPPLTGGDDALHRAIQQERRTLHTFYAAGLDAYRGDREQWLRDITAVMRADPDNRYYRWFTGGRSGGER, encoded by the coding sequence GTGGCCGCGGCGGATCGCAACCTCGGCCGGCTGGCTGCCGCGTCGTTCCCCGCAGTGGCGGCGGTGGCGGGAGTGGAGGCGCGCGGGGCCGGCCTGTGGCTGGCCTCGGGATTGCTCGCGCTGTCCGGCGCGGGCGGGCTCGTCTATCAGGTGCTGTGGGTCAAGCAGCTGTCGCTCGTGGTCGGCGTGGAGATGGAGGCCGTGGCGATCGGCGTGAGCGCGTTTTTCGCCGGGCTGGCGCTCGGCGGGTGGGCTGGCGGGCGGATGGCCGACCGCCTGACCGATCCGGCGGGCAATCGCGGTGCCGGCGGCGCGGTATCGCCGTGGCGGCTTTACGCGATGCTGGAATGCGCGATTGCAGTGCTTGGCGTCGGGGCGACGCTCGGCCTCGCGCACGCGGCGGAGCCATTCGCCTGGGCCGAGGCACGGGTGGGGGCCATTGCATGGCTGCTGCCCGTTCTGCTGGTCGGCATACCGGCGACGGCCATGGGGGCGACGCTACCTGTGTTGATGCGCGCGCTGCGGTCATCGCAGGGCGAGATCGGCACGCACGGGGGCAGGCTCTACGCGGCCAACACGGCGGGCGCGATCGCTGGCACACTGCTCGCCGCGTTCGCATGGATCCCGCTGCTCGGCGTAACGGGCAGCGCCTGCGCGGCGGCGGTGCTGAACGGGCTTGCGGCAGCGGGGGCGTTTGCCTATGGCAGACGTGCAGGTGCGGATGCAGATGCGGATGCCGTTGGCGATGCCGATGCCGATGCCGGTGCCGATGCCGATACACGGGCCAATACGCGGGCCGATACCCGGGCCGATACCCGGGCCGATACCCGGGCCGATACCCGGGCCGATACCCGGGCCGATACCCGGGCCGATACACGGGCCGATACCCGGGCCGATACCCGGGCCAATACGCGGGCCGATACGCGGGCCAATACGCGGGCCGATATGCGGGCCGATACGTGGGCCGATACGCGGGCCGATACCCGGGCCGATATGCGGGCCGATACGCGGGCCGATACACGGGCCGATACACGCCCCGATGCGCGGGCCGATACACGCCCCGATGCGCGGGCCGATATGCGGGCCGATGCGCGGGCCGATGCGCGGGCCGATACGCGGGCCGATACACGGGCTGATGCGCGGGCTGATGCGCGGGCCGATGCCCGGGCCGATACGTGGGCTGATACACGGGCCGATACCGGGGCCGATACGCGGGCCGATACGCGGGCCGATGCGGGGGGCGATGGGTGGGCCCGTGCGCGCGTCGCGGCGCGGCGGCGCGCGCTGGCGCTCGTGCTCTACGCCCTGGCCGGCGGCATCGCCCTCGGCTACGAAGTCCTCTGGTCCCAGGCCATCGTGCAATTCCTCAGCACCCGCGCCTTCGCCTTCGCCGTCATGCTCGCCACCTATCTCGCCGGCCTCGCCATCGGCAGCGCCCTCGTCGCGCGCCGTGTCGACCGGACGCGGGACCCATGGGCAGCCTTCGCGCTGCTGATCGCCGGCGCGGGCCTCGCCGCGCTCATCGAATTCGCATGGCTCGGCGCATGGCTGCCCGCCGCGCAATCCCTCATGCAGCAGCGCATGCTGAGCGCAACCGGCAGCCTGCTCGCCGCAAGCTCCGCCAGCTTTGCCACCGCAGCGCTATGCGTGGTATTCCTCCCCACCTTGCTGCTCGGCGCGGCATTCCCATACGTACTGCGCCTCACCGTGGCGGCGCCCCGCCTCGGCACGGGCGTAGGCACCGTCATCGCGCTCAACACCCTCGGCGGCATCGCCGGCTCGTCGCTCGTCGGATTCGTCCTGCTGCCATGGCTCGGCGTCATCCGATCGCTCGGCGTACTGGCCCTCGCGAGCACCCTGATCGCCCTCGTGGCCATTCTCGGCTCGAGAAACGAGACCACCCGCACGCGCACCACGCGCCTCGCGGTGCCGATACTCGCGCTCGCGGCCCTGACCATCGCCATCACCACCCCAACCGACCGCCTGGCAACGCTGCTCGCCCACACGCGCGGCGGCGCGCTCGTGTTCTACGAAGAGAGCCGCGGCGCCACCGTCGGCGTCATCGAGCAGGGCCGCAGCCAGCCATTCCGGCGGCTATACATCCAGGGCGTCTCCAACTCCGGCGACACCATGGCCTCGCTGCGCTATATGCGCCTGCAGGCCCTGCTGCCACTGATCGTCCAGCAACGCGAGCCAAAGTCCGCGCTGGTCATCGGACTCGGCACCGGCATCACCGCCGGCGCACTGCTGCAGTATCCGGGCCTCGATCATCGCGTGGCAGCCGAGTTGCTGCCCGCCGTCGTCCGCGCGGTACCGAGCTTCCGTGGCAACTACAACGCAGGCGCGGACCCACGCCTCGAGATCCGCCTGCGCGACGGCCGGCGCGAGCTCCGCCAAAGCGCGCAACACTATGACCTGATCACGCTCGAACCGCCGCCCCCGTCCGCCAGCGGCGTGGTCAACCTGTACTCGCGCGAGTTCTATCGCCTTGCGGCCGCACGGCTCGAAACCGGTGGCGTCGTCGCGCAGTGGCTGCCGCTGCCGACGCAGAACCGCGACGACACGCGCGCGCTGATCCGCAGTTTCCTCGACGTATTTCCGCACGCCACACTCTGGACCACCGAACTCCACGAGATGCTGCTGATCGGCTCCCTGCAACCGATGCCGCTCGACGCCACCGGCATCGCCGCACGCTTTGCGCAACCCGCGGTTGCCGCCGCGCTGCGCGAAGTCGGCGTGGCTTCGCCGGCCGCCTTGCTCGCCACGTACGTGATGGATCGCACGGCCCTCGACTGGTTCGCCGGAGACGCCGCCGCCGTGACCGACGATCGCCCGCGCATCGAGTACACGGGCTGGGTGCGGCGGCAGGAGTTTCCCGCCACGCTGCGCGAGCTGCTCGACCTGCAATCGGATCCGCCGCTCACCGGCGGCGACGACGCGCTCCATCGCGCGATCCAGCAGGAACGCCGCACGCTGCATACGTTCTACGCGGCAGGCCTCGACGCCTACCGCGGCGACCGCGAGCAATGGCTGCGCGATATCACGGCCGTCATGCGCGCGGACCCCGATAACCGCTATTACCGCTGGTTCACGGGTGGGCGCTCCGGAGGCGAGCGATGA
- a CDS encoding arylsulfatase has protein sequence MISTSFPQSARAGAAALCIAMLALSGALGGCKKADDNKAEQAAPAPAAPPPVATAPTPPAAPTSEATPAPVAPPPAGASPVAAAPASAPAGRGGKPNILVIFGDDVGIGNISAFSHGVVGYRTPNIDRIAREGMMMTDYYAENSCTAGRSTFITGQTVFRTGMSKVGLPGAPVGLQDRDVTIAQALKPLGYVTAQFGKNHLGDQDRFLPTKHGFDEFFGNLYHLNAEEEPERPYWPKDNPDFLKFYNPRGVLHSTADGKIEDTGPLNRKRMETIDDETTGAAAQYIQKQAQAKQPFFVWMNFTRMHLFTHVRQEYRGKAGLGMGHEYADGMWEMDQNVGKLLKVLDDTGIANDTIVIFTTDNGPNFFTWPDAANTPFRSEKDSNWEGAFRVPAMIRWPGRIQPGSMTNGLMSGLDWFPTLLAAAGDGDVKDRLLKGASLGGKSFKVHLDGYNQLPLLTGQTTKSARDEFYYFNDDAELVAMRYDVLTQGATTPTAWKVVFCEQRERGSMMVWKEPFTCLRAPKYFNLRMDPYERADTGPTNRYHDLETENPYLFIEGNRRAINFLQTFVDYPPSQIPASFTIDQASEKIKRQVADQMAKGQQPQQKK, from the coding sequence ATGATCTCAACTTCGTTCCCTCAATCCGCGCGGGCGGGTGCCGCGGCGCTTTGCATCGCGATGCTTGCATTGAGCGGCGCATTGGGTGGCTGCAAGAAGGCCGATGACAACAAGGCGGAGCAGGCCGCTCCGGCACCGGCGGCGCCGCCGCCTGTTGCGACCGCCCCCACGCCGCCCGCCGCCCCGACATCGGAGGCGACCCCGGCACCGGTCGCGCCGCCACCGGCCGGCGCTTCGCCCGTGGCCGCCGCGCCTGCAAGCGCCCCGGCTGGCCGGGGTGGCAAGCCCAATATCCTCGTGATCTTCGGGGACGACGTGGGGATCGGCAATATCAGCGCCTTCAGCCATGGCGTGGTGGGCTACAGAACGCCGAACATCGACCGCATCGCGCGCGAAGGGATGATGATGACGGACTACTACGCCGAGAACAGCTGCACGGCGGGGCGTTCGACGTTCATTACCGGGCAGACGGTGTTCCGCACCGGCATGTCGAAGGTGGGCTTGCCCGGCGCGCCCGTCGGGCTGCAGGACCGCGATGTCACGATCGCGCAGGCGCTGAAACCGCTCGGCTATGTCACCGCGCAGTTCGGCAAGAACCACCTCGGCGATCAGGACCGGTTCCTGCCCACGAAGCATGGCTTCGACGAGTTCTTCGGCAACCTCTATCACCTGAATGCCGAGGAAGAGCCCGAGCGGCCGTACTGGCCGAAGGACAATCCCGACTTCCTCAAGTTCTATAACCCGCGCGGCGTGCTGCACAGCACGGCGGACGGCAAGATCGAGGACACGGGGCCGCTGAATCGCAAGCGCATGGAGACGATCGACGACGAGACCACGGGCGCGGCCGCGCAGTATATCCAGAAGCAGGCGCAGGCAAAGCAGCCGTTCTTCGTGTGGATGAACTTCACGCGCATGCATTTGTTCACGCACGTCAGGCAGGAATATCGCGGCAAGGCGGGGCTGGGCATGGGGCACGAATATGCCGATGGCATGTGGGAGATGGACCAGAACGTCGGCAAGCTGCTGAAGGTGCTCGATGACACCGGCATCGCGAACGATACGATCGTGATCTTTACCACCGACAACGGGCCGAACTTCTTCACCTGGCCCGATGCCGCGAACACGCCGTTCCGCAGCGAGAAGGACTCCAACTGGGAGGGCGCGTTCCGTGTGCCGGCCATGATCCGGTGGCCCGGCAGGATCCAGCCCGGGTCGATGACCAATGGGCTCATGTCGGGGCTCGACTGGTTCCCCACGTTACTTGCGGCGGCGGGCGATGGCGATGTCAAGGACCGGTTGCTGAAAGGCGCGAGCCTCGGTGGCAAGAGCTTCAAGGTCCATCTGGACGGATACAACCAGTTGCCGTTGCTCACGGGCCAGACGACGAAGAGCGCGCGGGACGAGTTCTACTATTTCAACGACGACGCGGAGCTGGTGGCCATGCGCTACGACGTGCTCACGCAGGGCGCGACCACGCCCACGGCGTGGAAGGTCGTGTTCTGCGAGCAGCGGGAGCGGGGGTCGATGATGGTCTGGAAGGAGCCGTTCACGTGCCTGCGCGCGCCGAAGTACTTCAATCTGCGGATGGATCCGTACGAGCGCGCGGACACGGGGCCGACGAACCGGTATCACGATCTCGAGACCGAGAATCCCTACCTGTTCATCGAGGGCAACCGCCGCGCGATCAATTTCCTGCAGACCTTCGTCGACTATCCGCCGAGCCAGATTCCGGCGAGCTTCACGATCGACCAGGCCAGCGAGAAGATCAAGCGGCAGGTCGCGGATCAGATGGCCAAGGGCCAGCAACCACAGCAGAAGAAGTAG
- a CDS encoding HAD family hydrolase: MSGARVARRVTLPARHLRRLGNLLAGVTFVAMLLAALSGCAIPPDGGAAGASPSASATSAASALPSWRDDTARQSIVRFVDAVTKPGTADYVAPADRIAVFDNDGTLWSEQPLYFQFYFLFDQVRAAAPRHPEWRNDPAFVALMANDMPALMRQQEALLKLVSIANSGMTVDEYDATIRAWLAQARHPRFGRPYTDLVYQPQLELLDYLRANGFRTYIVSGGTREFMRPWSERVYGIPPEQVIGSTQAVKYEVRDGQPALVRGPTFEFIDDGPGKPVGIYHQIGKRPIVAVGNSDGDLQMLQYTMAGAGARLAVLVHHDDAEREFAYDRQSSVGKLDKALDEATARGWTVISMKRDWARIYPFAQP, encoded by the coding sequence ATGAGCGGCGCGCGCGTGGCGCGACGCGTGACCCTCCCCGCGCGGCACCTTCGCCGGCTCGGCAATCTGCTGGCGGGCGTGACGTTCGTGGCGATGCTGCTTGCCGCATTGAGCGGATGCGCGATCCCGCCCGATGGCGGCGCGGCCGGCGCGTCGCCGTCGGCCAGCGCCACCTCCGCGGCCAGTGCGCTGCCATCGTGGCGCGACGACACCGCACGGCAGTCCATCGTCCGCTTCGTCGACGCCGTGACGAAGCCCGGCACCGCCGACTACGTGGCGCCCGCGGACCGCATTGCCGTGTTCGACAACGACGGCACGCTGTGGAGCGAGCAGCCGCTGTACTTCCAGTTCTATTTCCTGTTCGATCAGGTCCGCGCGGCCGCGCCACGGCATCCCGAATGGCGCAACGATCCCGCGTTCGTCGCGCTGATGGCCAACGATATGCCGGCGCTGATGCGGCAGCAGGAGGCGCTGCTGAAGCTGGTCTCCATTGCCAATAGCGGCATGACGGTGGACGAGTACGACGCGACGATCCGTGCATGGCTCGCGCAGGCGCGCCATCCCAGGTTCGGGCGGCCCTATACGGACCTCGTCTACCAGCCGCAGCTGGAACTGCTCGACTATCTGCGCGCCAACGGCTTCAGGACGTACATCGTCTCCGGCGGCACGCGCGAGTTCATGCGGCCCTGGTCGGAGCGCGTCTATGGCATTCCGCCGGAGCAGGTCATCGGCTCCACGCAGGCGGTCAAGTACGAGGTCCGCGACGGACAGCCGGCGCTGGTACGCGGACCCACGTTCGAGTTCATCGACGACGGTCCGGGAAAGCCCGTCGGCATCTATCACCAGATTGGCAAGCGGCCGATCGTTGCGGTCGGCAACTCCGACGGCGACCTGCAGATGTTGCAGTACACGATGGCCGGTGCCGGCGCGCGCCTGGCCGTGCTCGTGCATCACGACGATGCCGAGCGGGAGTTCGCGTATGACCGCCAATCGAGCGTCGGCAAGCTGGACAAGGCGCTGGACGAAGCCACGGCACGTGGCTGGACGGTCATCAGCATGAAGCGGGACTGGGCACGTATCTATCCGTTTGCACAACCGTGA
- a CDS encoding formylglycine-generating enzyme family protein, with protein sequence MGERQPGRTAAIAPAAWGRRIVGPALVLGMAAAGAGAAWWFDAVPHASAGAASTRAIAPGDGVTGPRGMVHVPGGDFLMGSDHKMSQANERPAHKVHVDGFWMDQHHVTNAEFRRFVAATQYVTTAERVPDWETMKVQLPPGTPRPPDSAMVAGALVFVGTNGPVPLRESSRWWRFVPGADWRHPAGPGSSIEGKDDHPVVQVSYEDAQAYARWVGKRLPTEAEWEFAARGGLEQATYSWGDRFAPDGRQMANVWQGQQAQPFPVVSAKAGGALGTSAAGTFPANGYGLFDMTGNAWQWVADWYRADQFRREAVAGNMPRNPAGPADAWDPSEPGVPLNAPKRVTRGGSFLCNEDFCLSYRPSARRGTDPYTSMSHLGFRLVMDERRWAEMRAQSALAMQATRPVP encoded by the coding sequence ATGGGAGAACGACAACCCGGCCGAACGGCGGCCATCGCGCCCGCAGCGTGGGGACGCCGCATCGTGGGGCCCGCGCTTGTGCTCGGCATGGCGGCGGCCGGCGCGGGCGCGGCGTGGTGGTTCGACGCCGTGCCGCACGCCTCGGCAGGGGCCGCATCCACACGTGCCATCGCGCCCGGCGATGGTGTAACCGGTCCGCGCGGCATGGTGCACGTACCCGGAGGCGACTTCCTGATGGGCAGCGACCACAAGATGAGCCAGGCCAACGAGCGCCCCGCGCACAAGGTGCATGTCGATGGCTTCTGGATGGACCAGCACCACGTCACCAATGCCGAATTTCGCAGGTTCGTGGCAGCCACGCAGTACGTGACCACAGCGGAGCGCGTACCCGACTGGGAAACGATGAAAGTGCAGCTGCCACCGGGTACGCCGCGTCCGCCCGACAGCGCGATGGTGGCGGGCGCCCTCGTCTTCGTCGGCACGAACGGCCCCGTGCCGCTGCGCGAGTCCTCGCGCTGGTGGCGCTTCGTTCCCGGCGCCGACTGGCGGCACCCGGCGGGCCCGGGCAGCTCCATCGAGGGCAAGGACGATCATCCCGTGGTGCAGGTCTCGTACGAGGACGCGCAGGCCTACGCCAGGTGGGTCGGCAAGCGACTGCCGACCGAGGCCGAATGGGAGTTCGCGGCGCGCGGCGGGCTCGAGCAGGCGACCTATAGCTGGGGCGACCGCTTCGCCCCCGACGGCCGGCAGATGGCCAACGTCTGGCAGGGCCAGCAGGCACAGCCATTTCCGGTGGTCAGCGCCAAGGCCGGCGGCGCGCTAGGGACCAGTGCGGCGGGCACGTTTCCCGCGAATGGCTACGGGCTCTTCGACATGACCGGCAATGCGTGGCAATGGGTGGCCGACTGGTACCGCGCGGACCAGTTCCGGCGCGAGGCCGTCGCCGGCAATATGCCCCGCAATCCCGCCGGTCCGGCCGATGCGTGGGATCCGAGCGAACCCGGCGTGCCGCTGAACGCGCCGAAGCGCGTGACGCGCGGCGGGTCGTTCCTCTGCAACGAGGACTTCTGCCTCAGCTACCGGCCCAGCGCCCGCCGCGGCACCGATCCGTACACGAGCATGTCGCATCTCGGCTTTCGGCTGGTGATGGACGAGCGCCGATGGGCAGAGATGCGCGCGCAGTCCGCGCTGGCCATGCAGGCCACGAGGCCAGTGCCATGA
- a CDS encoding BatD family protein, producing MTRRWLAGLAWACLTVAAHAADDAKVDAKVDAKVEVKIVGSQPAVVGQSLQVEVTILAPNFFLSAPTFPTLRVPGAVITMPDERAINSTEMIDGTSYAGIRKTYVLTPQTPGDIALTSPDIAFTFAGEDGKPRNARVTLPPTTLHVGGQRAAAAQTRPNAATLPAVPIEIAQQFDHAIDGKAGHLKAGDALVRTITIFAPGTPAMMIAPPTMDPVRGAKQYRADPQLADGATRAGTTGGRRIETVTYVFEASGKYRLPAVSVAWYDAASGKAMQSSAPAVTIDVGRAGPGVGPSPPGATLARLSRWIDRLDPRVMAGAAAVVACLGVFAYAYVRWRRRDPARWHAMRRQIAAYRAASRARGRLPPLNP from the coding sequence ATGACGCGGCGCTGGCTGGCGGGGCTCGCATGGGCATGCCTGACCGTCGCGGCCCATGCGGCGGACGACGCGAAGGTGGACGCGAAGGTGGATGCAAAGGTCGAGGTGAAGATCGTCGGCAGCCAGCCGGCCGTGGTCGGTCAGTCGCTGCAGGTGGAGGTCACCATCCTCGCGCCGAACTTCTTTCTGTCCGCGCCCACATTTCCCACGCTGCGCGTCCCCGGCGCCGTCATCACGATGCCCGACGAGCGCGCCATCAATTCGACCGAGATGATCGACGGCACCAGCTACGCCGGCATCCGCAAGACCTACGTGCTGACGCCGCAGACGCCCGGCGATATCGCGCTGACATCCCCGGACATCGCCTTTACCTTCGCGGGCGAAGACGGCAAGCCGCGCAATGCGCGCGTGACATTGCCGCCGACGACGTTGCATGTCGGCGGCCAGCGGGCCGCGGCCGCGCAGACGAGGCCCAATGCCGCGACGCTGCCCGCGGTGCCCATCGAGATCGCACAGCAGTTCGATCACGCCATCGACGGCAAGGCGGGGCATCTCAAGGCCGGTGACGCACTGGTGCGCACGATCACGATCTTCGCCCCCGGCACACCCGCGATGATGATCGCGCCGCCGACGATGGACCCCGTGCGCGGCGCAAAGCAGTACCGTGCCGATCCGCAACTCGCCGATGGCGCCACGCGCGCGGGCACGACAGGCGGCCGTCGCATCGAGACGGTGACCTATGTGTTCGAGGCCAGCGGCAAATACCGGCTGCCGGCCGTGTCTGTGGCGTGGTACGACGCGGCAAGCGGCAAGGCGATGCAATCGTCTGCCCCGGCGGTAACGATCGACGTCGGCCGCGCGGGCCCCGGCGTGGGGCCGAGCCCTCCGGGGGCAACGCTCGCGCGGCTGTCGCGCTGGATCGACCGGCTGGACCCGCGCGTAATGGCCGGCGCGGCGGCCGTCGTGGCGTGCCTGGGCGTGTTTGCCTACGCATATGTCCGCTGGCGCCGGCGCGACCCCGCACGCTGGCATGCCATGCGCCGCCAGATTGCCGCCTATCGCGCCGCATCCCGCGCGCGCGGACGCCTGCCGCCGCTCAATCCCTAG